The proteins below come from a single Pseudomonas sp. MYb118 genomic window:
- a CDS encoding alpha/beta hydrolase: MPRTNVSRMSRTLMVLVVILAGLYLALCVALLVFQRALIYFPQPATLDAPRLTLEVEDAQVQVTVRPHEGPKALIYFGGNAEDVSRNLPEFSQAFPDHALYLLHYRGFGGSSGSPSEEAIARDALTLFDKVYSNHTQVAVVGRSLGSGVAVRLASQRPAARLILITPYNSLEELAVRQYPIFPVKWLLKDRFDSWKYAAHISIPTLLLAAEQDDIIPLSSTEALYRHFAKGVAQLKVIPDVGHNSISASPAYLKLIGQAL; encoded by the coding sequence ATGCCACGCACTAACGTTAGCCGAATGTCACGCACCCTGATGGTTCTCGTCGTCATCCTCGCCGGTTTGTACCTGGCACTGTGTGTCGCGCTGCTGGTGTTCCAGCGTGCGCTGATCTACTTCCCGCAGCCCGCCACGCTCGACGCGCCGAGGCTTACGCTGGAGGTGGAGGACGCGCAGGTGCAGGTCACCGTCAGACCGCACGAGGGGCCAAAAGCGCTGATTTATTTTGGCGGCAATGCCGAAGACGTCTCGCGTAACCTGCCCGAGTTTTCCCAGGCGTTCCCTGACCATGCCCTGTATCTGCTGCACTACCGGGGGTTCGGCGGCAGCAGTGGCTCGCCTTCGGAAGAAGCGATTGCCCGCGATGCGCTGACCCTGTTCGACAAGGTCTACAGCAACCATACGCAAGTCGCGGTGGTCGGCCGCAGCCTCGGTTCGGGGGTGGCAGTGCGCCTGGCCAGCCAGCGCCCGGCGGCGCGGCTGATTCTGATCACGCCCTACAACAGCCTGGAAGAACTCGCCGTGCGCCAGTACCCGATTTTTCCGGTGAAGTGGTTGCTCAAGGACCGCTTCGATTCATGGAAGTACGCCGCGCATATCTCGATCCCGACCCTGCTGCTGGCCGCCGAGCAGGACGACATCATCCCCCTCTCCAGCACCGAAGCGCTCTATCGGCATTTCGCCAAGGGGGTGGCGCAGCTGAAGGTGATTCCGGACGTGGGGCACAACTCGATCTCCGCCAGCCCCGCTTACCTGAAGCTGATCGGCCAGGCGCTGTAG
- a CDS encoding aldo/keto reductase: MNHTKGLTRRRLLTLTAGATAVLTFDPALATTASPEETGGKNMLTRAIPSSNEPLPMVGVGTYRGFDVAPADPAYRQLPGVLSALFEKGGTVIDSSPMYGRAEQTTGELLSIHQPRSPAFLATKVWTRGREEGIAQMEQSFRLLQTDRIDLMQIHNLLDWKTHLPTLRQWKEEGRIRYIGITHYTASAYDEVEAVLKAEALDFLQINYALDDRGVEKRILPLCRERGVAVICNRPFGGGDLLARLKGKPLPGWAAQVGVTSWAQLALKYLLAHSAVTCVIPGTGNPRYMADNAGAGFGPMLTGAQREQLIDVVS; the protein is encoded by the coding sequence ATGAACCACACGAAGGGACTCACGCGCAGACGACTGCTCACGCTGACTGCCGGAGCGACGGCGGTGCTTACTTTCGATCCGGCCTTGGCGACCACCGCGTCGCCCGAGGAAACAGGAGGCAAGAACATGCTGACCCGCGCCATTCCTTCCAGCAACGAACCCTTGCCGATGGTCGGCGTGGGCACCTATCGCGGTTTTGATGTGGCGCCGGCCGATCCCGCCTACAGACAATTGCCGGGAGTGCTCAGTGCGTTGTTCGAGAAGGGCGGGACGGTGATCGACAGCTCACCCATGTACGGCCGCGCCGAGCAGACCACCGGCGAGCTGCTGTCGATCCACCAGCCGCGCTCGCCGGCGTTCCTGGCCACCAAGGTGTGGACTCGCGGGCGTGAAGAAGGTATCGCGCAGATGGAGCAATCCTTCAGGTTGCTGCAAACCGATCGCATCGACCTGATGCAGATCCACAACCTGCTGGACTGGAAAACCCACTTGCCGACCCTGCGCCAGTGGAAGGAAGAGGGGCGCATTCGTTACATCGGCATCACCCATTACACCGCCTCGGCCTATGACGAGGTGGAGGCGGTGCTCAAGGCCGAGGCATTGGACTTCTTGCAGATCAACTATGCGCTGGACGACCGCGGCGTGGAAAAACGCATCCTGCCGCTGTGCCGGGAGCGGGGCGTGGCGGTGATCTGCAACCGGCCCTTTGGCGGCGGCGACCTGCTCGCACGCCTCAAGGGCAAACCGCTGCCGGGCTGGGCCGCGCAAGTAGGTGTGACCAGTTGGGCGCAACTCGCGCTGAAATACCTGCTGGCGCATTCGGCGGTGACCTGCGTCATCCCCGGCACCGGCAACCCACGCTACATGGCCGACAACGCCGGCGCCGGCTTCGGCCCGATGCTGACCGGCGCGCAGCGGGAGCAGTTGATTGACGTGGTGAGTTGA
- the yghX gene encoding YghX family hydrolase, with product MTRLTAKDFAPELLELYDYYAHGRINRREFLDRAALFTFGGLTASALLASLSPNYALAEQVEFTDPDIIAEYITYPSPTGNGTVRGYLVRPAKAAGKVAAVVVVHENRGLNPYIEDVARRVAKAGFIALAPDGLTSLGGYPGNDDKGRELQAKVDPEKLMNDFFAAIEWLMKHDASNGKVGITGFCYGGGVANAAAVAYPELGAAVSFYGRQPEAKDVPRIKAPVMLHYGELDTRINEGWPAYEQALKAADKTYEAHIYAGANHGFHNDSTPRYDEAAAKLAWDRTLAWFRRYLV from the coding sequence ATGACTCGTCTCACCGCGAAAGACTTTGCCCCCGAACTGCTCGAACTCTACGACTACTACGCCCACGGCAGGATCAACCGCCGCGAATTTCTCGACCGCGCGGCGCTGTTCACCTTTGGTGGATTGACCGCCAGCGCCCTGCTCGCCTCCCTGAGCCCGAACTATGCGCTGGCCGAGCAGGTCGAGTTCACCGACCCGGACATCATCGCCGAGTACATCACCTACCCTTCGCCCACGGGTAACGGCACGGTGCGCGGTTATCTGGTGCGCCCGGCCAAGGCGGCGGGCAAGGTCGCGGCGGTGGTGGTCGTACACGAAAACCGTGGGCTCAACCCCTACATCGAGGACGTGGCCCGGCGCGTGGCCAAGGCCGGCTTCATCGCCCTCGCCCCCGACGGGCTGACGTCGCTCGGCGGTTATCCGGGCAACGACGACAAGGGCCGCGAGTTGCAGGCCAAGGTCGATCCGGAAAAACTCATGAACGATTTTTTCGCCGCCATCGAATGGTTGATGAAACACGACGCCAGCAACGGCAAGGTCGGCATCACCGGTTTCTGCTACGGCGGTGGCGTGGCCAATGCCGCCGCCGTGGCCTACCCGGAACTCGGTGCTGCCGTGTCGTTCTATGGCCGCCAGCCCGAGGCCAAGGATGTGCCACGGATCAAGGCGCCGGTGATGCTGCACTATGGCGAACTGGACACGCGCATCAACGAAGGCTGGCCGGCGTATGAACAGGCGCTGAAAGCAGCGGACAAGACCTACGAAGCGCACATCTACGCCGGCGCCAACCACGGCTTCCACAACGACTCCACCCCGCGCTACGACGAAGCAGCGGCAAAACTGGCCTGGGACCGGACGTTGGCGTGGTTTCGGCGATACCTCGTTTAA
- a CDS encoding heme-binding protein, which produces MKSKAILGQAEVSQILAAARSEAQGNQWAVSIVIVDDGGHPLALERLDGATPSSAYIATEKARTSALGRRESKGFEDMVNGGRFAFLSAPLLTSLEGGVPIVVDGQVIGAVGVSGVKAEQDAQVARAGAQCLKDVQA; this is translated from the coding sequence ATGAAAAGCAAAGCCATCCTCGGCCAGGCCGAAGTCAGCCAGATCCTTGCAGCCGCCCGCAGCGAAGCGCAGGGCAACCAATGGGCGGTGAGTATCGTGATCGTCGATGATGGCGGCCATCCGCTGGCCCTCGAACGCCTCGACGGGGCGACGCCGAGCAGCGCCTACATCGCCACCGAAAAAGCCCGCACTTCGGCATTGGGCCGGCGGGAATCCAAGGGTTTCGAGGACATGGTCAATGGCGGACGCTTTGCGTTTCTGTCGGCACCCTTGTTGACCTCGCTGGAGGGCGGCGTGCCGATTGTGGTCGATGGCCAGGTGATCGGCGCAGTCGGCGTCTCCGGGGTCAAGGCCGAACAGGATGCGCAGGTGGCCAGGGCCGGGGCGCAGTGCCTCAAGGACGTGCAAGCATGA
- the glcF gene encoding glycolate oxidase subunit GlcF produces MQTTLSDTARRLPRAEEAESILRTCVHCGFCNATCPTYQLLGDELDGPRGRIYLIKQVLEGREVTEKTQQHLDRCLSCRNCETTCPSGVDYHNLLDIGRAVVDAAVPRPLGQRLLREGLRSVVPNPVLFKGLVNSGQVFRAWLPDMLQAKLPRSAAPVKAAPLSRHARQVLMLEGCVQPGLSPNTNAAAARVLDRLGISVIASSEAGCCGAVDYHLNAQEAGLDRARRNIDAWWPRIESGAEAIVQTASGCGAFIKDYGHLLERDPAYAAKAKKVSALARDLVEVLRDEPLETLGVHGDQRLAFHCPCTLQHAQKLGGAVEATLVRLGFNLTAVPDGHLCCGSAGTYSITQPVLSRQLRDNRLNALESGQPDVIVTANIGCQSHLDGANRTPVRHWIELVDAALPPAFKGDSR; encoded by the coding sequence ATGCAGACCACCCTGAGCGACACTGCCCGCCGCCTGCCCCGCGCGGAAGAGGCCGAGAGCATCCTGCGCACCTGCGTGCACTGCGGGTTCTGCAACGCCACCTGCCCGACCTATCAACTGCTCGGCGATGAACTCGACGGGCCACGGGGCCGTATCTACCTGATCAAGCAGGTACTGGAGGGCCGCGAGGTCACGGAAAAAACCCAGCAGCACCTGGACCGCTGCCTGTCGTGCCGTAACTGCGAAACCACCTGCCCGTCCGGGGTCGATTATCACAATCTGCTGGACATCGGTCGCGCGGTGGTCGATGCCGCCGTGCCGCGCCCGCTCGGCCAGCGTTTGCTGCGCGAAGGCCTGCGCAGCGTGGTGCCCAACCCGGTGCTGTTCAAAGGGCTGGTCAACAGCGGCCAGGTGTTCCGAGCCTGGCTGCCCGACATGCTGCAAGCGAAATTGCCGCGCAGTGCGGCGCCGGTCAAGGCCGCTCCGCTCAGCCGTCACGCGCGCCAGGTGCTGATGCTCGAAGGCTGCGTGCAACCGGGGCTGTCGCCCAACACCAATGCCGCTGCCGCGCGGGTGCTGGATCGGCTGGGGATCAGCGTCATCGCCAGCAGCGAAGCCGGCTGCTGCGGCGCCGTGGATTATCACCTCAACGCCCAGGAAGCCGGCCTCGACCGCGCCCGGCGCAACATCGACGCCTGGTGGCCGCGCATCGAGAGCGGCGCCGAAGCGATCGTGCAAACCGCCAGTGGCTGTGGCGCGTTCATCAAGGACTATGGGCATTTGCTCGAACGCGATCCGGCCTACGCGGCCAAGGCGAAGAAGGTCAGCGCCCTGGCCCGCGACCTGGTGGAAGTGCTGCGCGACGAACCGCTGGAAACCCTCGGCGTGCACGGTGACCAGCGCCTGGCCTTCCACTGCCCCTGCACCTTGCAGCATGCGCAGAAGCTCGGCGGCGCGGTGGAAGCGACGCTGGTGCGCCTGGGGTTCAACCTCACCGCCGTGCCCGACGGGCATTTGTGCTGCGGCTCGGCGGGCACCTATTCGATCACCCAGCCGGTGTTGTCCCGGCAATTGCGCGACAACCGGCTCAACGCGCTGGAAAGCGGCCAGCCAGATGTTATCGTCACAGCCAACATTGGCTGCCAGTCGCATCTGGACGGCGCCAACCGCACCCCGGTGCGGCACTGGATCGAACTGGTCGACGCCGCCCTGCCCCCAGCGTTCAAAGGAGACTCACGATGA
- the glcE gene encoding glycolate oxidase subunit GlcE, with amino-acid sequence MYREQAFDDSAALLEQVNQALENATPLRIQGSNSKAFLGRIVAGEVLDTRTHRGVVAYDPTELVITARCGTPLSELTYILDGSQQMLACEPPAFGEDATVGGIIASGLSGPRRPWAGSVRDFVLGTRVITGHGKHLRFGGEVMKNVAGYDLSRLMAGSFGSLGVITEVSLKVLPKPRQTLSISLDMDSDRALLRLAEWGQQPLPISAACHDGQRLHLRLEGGEGSVTAAHERLGGERLDSTFWADLNEHRLRFFDEDQPLWRLSVPHNTPRLSLPGRQLIDWGGAQRWLKSDAEAGFIRKVVEEVGGHVTCYSHGLIDSPFQPLSPALLRYHRSLKQQLDPRGIFNPARLYAEL; translated from the coding sequence ATGTACCGTGAACAGGCTTTCGATGACAGCGCCGCGCTGCTGGAACAGGTCAACCAGGCCCTGGAAAACGCCACACCGCTGCGCATCCAGGGCTCCAACAGCAAGGCTTTTCTGGGACGCATCGTCGCCGGCGAAGTGCTCGACACCCGCACCCACCGTGGCGTGGTGGCCTACGACCCGACCGAGCTGGTGATCACCGCCCGTTGCGGCACCCCGCTCTCGGAGCTGACCTACATCCTCGACGGCTCGCAGCAGATGCTCGCGTGCGAACCGCCGGCCTTCGGCGAAGACGCCACCGTCGGCGGGATAATCGCCAGCGGGCTGTCCGGGCCACGGCGGCCCTGGGCCGGTTCGGTGCGCGATTTCGTGCTGGGCACGCGGGTCATCACCGGGCATGGCAAGCACCTGCGCTTTGGTGGCGAGGTGATGAAAAACGTCGCCGGTTATGACCTGTCGCGCCTGATGGCCGGCAGTTTCGGCAGCCTTGGGGTGATCACCGAAGTGTCGCTCAAGGTCCTGCCCAAGCCCCGGCAAACCCTGAGCATCAGCCTGGACATGGACAGCGACCGCGCCTTGCTGCGCCTGGCCGAATGGGGCCAGCAACCGCTGCCGATCAGCGCCGCCTGTCACGACGGGCAGCGCCTGCACCTGCGCCTGGAAGGCGGCGAAGGTTCGGTGACGGCAGCCCATGAGCGCCTGGGTGGCGAGCGCCTCGACTCGACGTTCTGGGCCGACCTCAACGAGCATCGGCTGCGCTTCTTCGATGAGGATCAACCGCTGTGGCGCTTGTCAGTGCCGCACAACACGCCACGCCTGTCACTGCCCGGCCGGCAATTGATCGACTGGGGCGGCGCCCAGCGCTGGCTGAAGTCGGACGCCGAAGCGGGGTTCATTCGCAAAGTCGTCGAGGAAGTCGGCGGCCACGTCACCTGCTACAGCCACGGCCTGATCGACAGCCCGTTCCAGCCGTTGTCGCCGGCACTTTTGCGTTATCACCGCAGTCTCAAGCAGCAACTGGACCCACGGGGCATCTTCAACCCTGCACGCCTGTACGCGGAGCTCTGA
- the glcD gene encoding glycolate oxidase subunit GlcD, with the protein MNIIYDEDVDGVLPDVDRAALLQALRTRLPKLEVLHQQEELMPYECDGLSAYRTTPLLVVLPRHIEEVQGVLRLCHEMRVPVVARGAGTGLSGGALPLEKGVLLVMARFNHILHIDPAARTARVQPGVRNLAISQAAAPYGLYYAPDPSSQIACSIGGNVAENAGGVHCLKYGLTVHNLLKVDILTVEGEHLTLGSDALDSPGFDLLALFTGSEGMLGVITEVTVKLLPKPQTAKVLLAAFDSVEKAGRAVADIIAAGIIPGGLEMMDNLAIRAAEDFIHAGYPVDAQAILLCELDGVEADVHDDCDRVRQVLEQAGATELRQARDEAERVRFWAGRKNAFPAVGRLSPDYYCMDGTIPRRELPGVLQAIAALSAEYDLRVANVFHAGDGNMHPLILFDANQPGELARAETLGGKILELCVSVGGSITGEHGVGREKINQMCAQFNSDELTLFHAVKAAFDPSGLLNPGKNIPTLHRCAEFGAMHVHAGQLPFPELERF; encoded by the coding sequence ATGAACATTATCTACGATGAAGACGTCGATGGCGTGCTGCCCGACGTCGACAGGGCCGCGTTGTTGCAGGCCCTGCGCACCCGCCTGCCGAAGCTGGAAGTGTTGCATCAGCAGGAAGAACTCATGCCGTACGAGTGCGACGGCCTGTCGGCCTATCGCACCACGCCGCTGCTGGTGGTGCTGCCGCGCCACATCGAGGAAGTGCAAGGCGTGTTGCGCCTGTGCCATGAAATGCGTGTGCCGGTGGTCGCCCGTGGCGCCGGTACGGGCTTGTCCGGTGGCGCCCTGCCCCTGGAAAAAGGCGTGCTGTTGGTGATGGCGCGCTTCAACCACATCCTGCACATCGACCCCGCCGCGCGTACCGCACGGGTGCAACCGGGGGTGCGCAACCTGGCGATTTCCCAGGCGGCGGCGCCCTATGGCCTGTACTACGCGCCGGACCCGTCCTCGCAAATCGCCTGTTCGATCGGCGGCAACGTCGCGGAAAACGCCGGCGGCGTGCACTGCCTGAAATACGGGCTGACCGTGCACAACCTGCTCAAGGTGGACATCCTCACCGTCGAGGGCGAACACCTGACCCTAGGTTCCGACGCCCTCGACTCGCCGGGCTTCGACCTGCTGGCGCTGTTCACCGGCTCTGAAGGCATGCTTGGTGTGATCACCGAAGTCACGGTCAAGCTGCTGCCCAAACCGCAGACCGCCAAGGTGCTGCTGGCGGCGTTCGACTCCGTGGAAAAGGCCGGCCGCGCCGTGGCCGACATCATCGCCGCCGGGATCATTCCCGGCGGGCTGGAGATGATGGACAACCTGGCGATTCGCGCCGCCGAGGACTTCATCCACGCGGGGTACCCGGTGGACGCGCAAGCCATCCTGCTGTGCGAACTCGATGGCGTCGAAGCCGACGTCCACGACGATTGCGACCGCGTGCGCCAGGTGCTGGAACAGGCCGGGGCCACCGAGCTGCGCCAGGCCAGGGATGAAGCCGAACGCGTGCGCTTCTGGGCCGGACGCAAGAACGCTTTCCCCGCGGTCGGGCGCCTCTCGCCGGATTACTACTGCATGGACGGCACCATCCCGCGCCGGGAACTGCCGGGGGTGCTGCAAGCGATTGCGGCGTTGTCCGCCGAGTACGACCTGCGCGTGGCCAACGTATTCCATGCCGGTGACGGCAACATGCACCCGCTGATCCTGTTCGATGCCAACCAACCCGGGGAACTGGCACGTGCGGAAACCCTGGGCGGCAAGATCCTCGAACTGTGCGTGAGCGTCGGTGGCAGCATCACCGGCGAACACGGCGTCGGCCGGGAGAAAATCAATCAGATGTGCGCGCAGTTCAACAGCGACGAACTGACTCTGTTCCACGCGGTCAAGGCGGCTTTCGACCCCAGCGGCCTGCTCAACCCCGGCAAGAACATCCCGACCCTGCACCGCTGCGCCGAGTTCGGCGCCATGCATGTGCACGCCGGGCAATTGCCCTTCCCTGAGCTGGAGCGCTTCTGA
- a CDS encoding L-lactate permease, translating into MVWQQIYDPFGNPVISTLMAAVPVVVMLAALAFFHIKAHMAALLALASALIIAIFAFGMPANMAGSAALYGAANGLLPIGWIVLNIIFLHRLTTENGSFKVLQDSLARITDDRRLQLLLIAFCFGAFFEGAAGFGTPVAVTGAILIGLGFSPLAASGLALIANTAPVAFGALGTPIITLAKVTGLDEMELSMMVGRQLPFFSVLVPFWLIWAFAGWRKMIEVWPAIVVTGISFAVPQFIVSNYHGPMLVDVIAALISMACLTGFLKVWKPATVHTSAALTGRVDNSKIDEEHAAKPEPTATFASDAKPAVMRAWMPWIILTVFVFAWGTQGFKNLFDTRPAIDPVTQSAKLDPQGKPVREANPIFAPVLTFTTLHQQVEKVPPVVPTPKTEEAIYKFTWFTSTGSGILLAAIVGGLLMGYSIPQLIRQYLRTIWVVRYSLITIAAMLALGFLTRYSGLDATMGLAFAATGIFYPMFGTLLGWLGVALTGSDTASNVLFGGLQRVTAEQLNLSPVLMAAANSSGGVMGKMVDAQSIVVASTATRWYGHEGEILRYVFFHSIVLAILVGGLVTLQAYVAPFTQMVVGGH; encoded by the coding sequence ATGGTCTGGCAGCAAATTTACGATCCGTTCGGTAACCCGGTCATTTCAACGCTCATGGCAGCCGTCCCCGTCGTGGTGATGCTGGCGGCCCTGGCCTTCTTTCACATCAAAGCACATATGGCGGCATTGCTCGCCCTCGCCTCAGCCCTGATCATCGCGATTTTCGCCTTCGGCATGCCGGCCAACATGGCAGGTTCCGCGGCGCTGTATGGCGCGGCCAACGGCTTGCTGCCGATCGGCTGGATCGTGCTCAACATCATTTTCCTGCACCGGCTGACCACCGAGAACGGCTCGTTCAAAGTGCTGCAGGATTCGCTCGCGCGGATCACCGACGACCGGCGCCTGCAATTGCTGCTGATCGCCTTCTGCTTCGGTGCGTTCTTCGAGGGCGCGGCGGGTTTCGGCACGCCGGTGGCGGTGACCGGGGCGATCCTGATTGGCCTGGGCTTCTCGCCCCTGGCCGCCTCGGGTCTGGCGCTGATCGCCAACACTGCGCCCGTGGCCTTCGGCGCCCTCGGCACGCCGATCATCACCCTGGCCAAGGTGACCGGGCTGGATGAGATGGAGTTGTCGATGATGGTCGGTCGTCAGCTGCCGTTCTTTTCGGTGCTGGTGCCGTTCTGGCTGATCTGGGCCTTTGCCGGCTGGCGCAAGATGATCGAAGTCTGGCCGGCCATCGTGGTCACCGGGATCAGTTTCGCCGTGCCGCAATTCATCGTGTCCAACTACCACGGGCCGATGCTGGTGGACGTGATCGCCGCGCTGATTTCCATGGCCTGCCTGACCGGCTTCCTCAAGGTGTGGAAGCCGGCCACCGTGCACACCTCGGCAGCGTTGACCGGGCGCGTGGACAATTCGAAGATCGACGAAGAGCATGCGGCCAAGCCCGAACCCACCGCAACCTTCGCCAGTGACGCCAAGCCCGCGGTGATGCGCGCCTGGATGCCGTGGATCATCCTCACGGTGTTCGTGTTCGCCTGGGGCACCCAGGGCTTCAAGAACCTGTTCGACACACGCCCGGCGATTGACCCGGTGACCCAGTCGGCCAAGCTCGACCCGCAGGGCAAACCCGTGCGCGAAGCCAACCCGATCTTCGCCCCGGTCCTGACCTTCACCACCCTGCACCAGCAGGTCGAGAAGGTGCCGCCGGTAGTGCCAACGCCGAAAACCGAAGAAGCGATCTACAAGTTCACCTGGTTCACCAGCACCGGCAGCGGCATTCTCCTGGCCGCCATCGTCGGCGGGCTGCTGATGGGCTACTCGATCCCGCAACTGATCCGCCAGTACCTGCGCACGATCTGGGTGGTGCGCTATTCGCTGATCACCATTGCGGCGATGCTTGCCCTGGGCTTCCTCACGCGCTATTCCGGGCTGGATGCGACGATGGGCCTGGCCTTTGCCGCGACCGGGATCTTCTACCCCATGTTCGGCACATTACTCGGTTGGCTCGGGGTGGCGTTGACCGGTTCGGACACTGCGTCCAACGTGCTGTTCGGCGGTTTGCAACGGGTGACGGCTGAACAGCTCAACCTCAGCCCGGTGCTGATGGCCGCTGCAAACAGTTCCGGCGGGGTCATGGGCAAGATGGTCGATGCCCAGTCGATCGTGGTGGCGTCCACCGCCACGCGCTGGTATGGGCATGAGGGGGAAATCCTGCGTTATGTGTTCTTCCATTCCATTGTGCTGGCAATTCTGGTGGGTGGGCTGGTGACGTTGCAGGCGTATGTGGCGCCGTTTACGCAGATGGTGGTCGGGGGGCATTGA
- a CDS encoding nuclear transport factor 2 family protein — MSELKLHPNAAQSLSQWHEMIRQGDLQALPALLAPQVVFRSPMAHTPYPGAPVVSMILNTVCKVFEDFAYHRELVTADGLNVVLEFSAKVGGKELKGIDMIRFDEQGKIVEFEVMVRPMSGLQALGEEMGRRLGAYLAASKA; from the coding sequence ATGTCCGAGCTGAAACTGCACCCCAATGCCGCGCAGTCGCTGAGCCAGTGGCACGAGATGATCCGCCAGGGCGACTTGCAGGCCCTGCCGGCCTTGCTGGCGCCGCAGGTGGTGTTCCGCTCACCGATGGCACACACGCCCTACCCCGGCGCGCCGGTGGTTTCGATGATTTTGAACACGGTGTGCAAGGTGTTCGAGGATTTCGCCTATCACCGTGAACTGGTGACGGCCGATGGTCTGAACGTGGTGCTGGAGTTCAGCGCCAAGGTCGGCGGCAAGGAGCTCAAGGGCATCGACATGATCCGCTTCGACGAACAGGGCAAGATCGTCGAGTTCGAGGTGATGGTGCGGCCGATGAGCGGCTTGCAGGCGCTCGGCGAAGAGATGGGCCGGCGGCTTGGGGCGTATCTGGCGGCGAGCAAGGCCTGA